The proteins below are encoded in one region of Mangifera indica cultivar Alphonso chromosome 7, CATAS_Mindica_2.1, whole genome shotgun sequence:
- the LOC123221104 gene encoding probable E3 ubiquitin-protein ligase ARI8, with protein sequence MESEDDFDMQDANESAEDDDFYSGFDDDAAGPAYAYDSDDDADVADYEFMHNDSDDSDDHIFHRHQLNYTILSESDIRRRQEEDITKISTVLSISKVSARVLLRFYNWSVSKVHDEWFADEEKVRKSVGLLEKPVVEFPNAKELTCGICFETYPCGSLHAAACGHPFCNTCWTGYISASINDGPGCLMLRCPDPSCSAAIGQDMINLLASDEDREKYSRYFIRSYVEDNRKTKWCPAPGCDFAVDFVVGSGNYDVTCRCSYCFCWNCTEEAHRPVDCGTVAKWVLKNSAESENMNWILANSKPCPRCKRPIEKNQGCMHMTCTPPCKFEFCWLCLGAWSEHGERTGGFYACNRYETAKQEGVYDESEKRREMAKNSLERYTHYYERWATNQSSRQKAFADLQKMQTVFLEKLSDVQCQPESQLKFITEAWLQIVECRRVLKWTYAYGYYLPEREHAKRQFFEYLQGEAESGLERLHQCAEKELQVYVNAEGPLKDFNEFRTKLAGLTSVTRNYFENLVRALENGLSDVETHAACSRQGSSKNLVVCNRGRSGKSKGSTSRSSGSNRNIDNSGHWYCDHCTYANVNSTTVCAMCQNHR encoded by the exons ATGGAATCGGAGGACGATTTCGATATGCAAGACGCCAATGAATCGGCCGAGGACGACGATTTCTACAGCGGCTTCGATGACGACGCCGCTGGTCCTGCCTACGCATACGATAGCGACGACGATGCCGACGTTGCCGATTACGAATTCATGCATAACGATTCCGATGATTCTGATGATCACATCTTTCATCGCCAccag CTAAATTATACTATTTTGAGTGAGTCGGATATTCGTCGGCGTCAAGAGGAAGATATAACAAAGATATCCACTGTGCTTTCTATTTCGAAAGTTTCAGCGCGTGTACTGCTCCGCTTTTATAATTG GAGTGTCAGTAAAGTGCATGATGAATGGTTTGCAGATGAAGAAAAGGTTCGCAAATCTGTTGGCTTATTGGAGAAACCAGTTGTTGAATTTCCAAATGCTAAAGAA CTGACTTGTGGGATATGTTTTGAAACCTATCCATGTGGTAGCTTGCATGCTGCTGCTTGTGGTCATCCATTCTGTAATACATGCTGGACAG GGTATATCAGTGCATCCATTAATGATGGTCCTGGTTGTTTGATGTTGCGATGTCCTGACCCATCTTGTAGTGCTGCCATTGGTCAAGATATGATTAATCTACTAGCATCTGATGAGGACAGAGAGAAATATTCTCGGTATTTTATTCGATCTTATGTTGAAGATAACAGAAAG ACCAAATGGTGTCCTGCACCAGGTTGTGATTTCGCTGTGGATTTTGTTGTTGGTAGTGGTAATTATGATGTTACTTGCCGTTGTTCATATTGCTTCTGCTGGAAT TGTACTGAGGAAGCCCACCGTCCTGTAGATTGTGGCACTGTAGCCAAATGGGTATTGAAGAATAGTGCAGAGTCAGAAAATATGAATTG GATATTGGCTAATTCCAAGCCTTGTCCAAGGTGCAAGCGACCAATCGAGAAAAATCAGGGCTGCATGCATATGACATGTACACCCCCatgcaaatttgaattttgctg GCTCTGCCTTGGTGCTTGGTCGGAGCATGGTGAGCGGACAGGTGGTTTCTATGCATGCAATCGTTACGAGACAGCAAAACAAGAGGGAGTG TACGATGAGTCTGAAAAGCGAAGAGAGATGGCAAAGAACTCTCTGGAGAGATATACACACTACTATGAACGTTGGGCAACCAATCAATCG TCTCGGCAAAAGGCATTCGCAGATCTTCAGAAAATGCAGACTGTGTTT CTTGAGAAGCTGAGTGACGTACAGTGCCAACCTGAGTCTCAGCTAAAGTTCATCACTGAGGCATGGCTACAG ATAGTTGAATGTAGGCGGGTTCTAAAATGGACATATGCTTATGGATATTATTTACCTGAGCGTGAGCATGCTAAAAGACAGTTCTTTGAGTACTTGCAAG GTGAGGCTGAGTCTGGACTGGAACGACTTCATCAATGTGCAGAGAAGGAGCTACAAGTTTATGTCAATGCAGAGGGTCCATTGAAAGATTTCAATGAATTCCGAACAAAACTTGCTGGATTGACAAG TGTGACTCGAAACTACTTTGAGAATTTAGTTCGAGCTCTAGAAAATGGTCTCTCAGATGTAGAGACACATGCTGCCTGCAGCAGGCAAGGAAGCTCGAAAAACTTGGTAGTATGCAACAGAGGAAGAAGTGGGAAATCTAAGGGTTCTACATCCAGATCAAGTGGGTCAAACAGAAACATTGACAATTCAGGCCACTGGTACTGTGATCATTGCACCTACGCAAATGTCAATTCTACCACAGTTTGTGCAATGTGCCAGAATCATCGGTAA